Proteins encoded in a region of the Inquilinus sp. KBS0705 genome:
- a CDS encoding flippase-like domain-containing protein: MKDIVQTEVDETERALKPKTWKDTAWSITKVVLKFAVTSVLLYFVFRKVNFNDVKYRLIHANYWWMLAALISFFASMVLSSWRLLSFFRSIDLKLDPRFNFRLYLLGLFYNFLLPGGIGGDGYKIYILNKNYKLPAKKVFWALMFDRLSGLWAIGLIIVALIFLIPQIDIHIGIPLSIFIGGSIIYYFVAYKFFREYTRYFFEAHLKAVGVQGLQVLAIVFILIGQDFHGKFSPYLLSFLISALATIVPISVGGAGIRETVFTWLTKFFPMEKSLAVFLPGSFYIISLLVALFGIYYVVRPSRLENGLPKAEQNSESES; the protein is encoded by the coding sequence ATGAAAGACATTGTACAAACCGAGGTGGACGAAACAGAAAGAGCCCTTAAGCCCAAAACCTGGAAAGATACCGCCTGGAGCATTACCAAAGTTGTGCTTAAGTTTGCCGTAACATCGGTTTTGCTGTATTTTGTTTTTCGTAAGGTAAACTTTAACGATGTTAAGTACCGGCTTATACACGCCAATTATTGGTGGATGCTGGCCGCCCTTATCAGTTTTTTTGCATCGATGGTGCTATCCTCCTGGCGATTGCTTAGCTTTTTCCGGTCTATCGACCTAAAACTCGACCCACGATTTAACTTCCGCTTATACCTGCTGGGCTTATTTTATAACTTTTTGCTGCCGGGCGGCATTGGCGGCGATGGGTACAAAATATACATCCTTAATAAAAACTATAAGCTGCCCGCTAAGAAGGTGTTTTGGGCCCTGATGTTTGACAGGCTTAGCGGCTTGTGGGCCATAGGCCTTATTATAGTAGCCCTTATATTTTTAATACCGCAGATAGATATTCACATAGGTATACCGCTCAGCATTTTTATAGGCGGTTCAATCATTTATTATTTTGTGGCCTATAAGTTTTTTAGAGAGTATACCCGTTACTTTTTCGAGGCGCATTTAAAAGCGGTTGGCGTGCAGGGCCTGCAGGTGCTGGCTATCGTATTTATATTAATAGGGCAAGATTTTCATGGTAAGTTTTCGCCCTATTTGTTGTCGTTTTTGATATCGGCATTAGCCACCATTGTGCCTATCAGCGTAGGCGGCGCGGGCATCCGCGAAACGGTGTTTACCTGGCTTACCAAGTTTTTCCCGATGGAAAAAAGCCTGGCGGTGTTTTTACCCGGCTCGTTTTACATTATATCTTTATTAGTAGCCCTATTTGGTATTTACTACGTTGTACGCCCCAGCAGGCTGGAAAATGGCTTGCCTAAAGCGGAACAAAATTCCGAAAGTGAAAGTTAA
- a CDS encoding aromatic amino acid hydroxylase, giving the protein MSDFNDFNNPQVAALPRHLKQFIVNQHYEHYTPVDHAVWRYVMRQNYSYLKDVAYYPYIPGLQKAGLTIEKIPDLQDMNNALAKIGWGAVTVDGFIPPAAFMEYQAYRVLVIAADIRQLNHIEYTPAPDIIHESAGHAPIIADKDYHEYLSYFGSIGAKAMFSAQDFELYEAIRALSILKEMPDADEAEIKQAEELLAYKQDNMGEPSEMALLSRLHWWTVEYGLIGTLEQPKIYGAGLLSSIGESASCMMEEVKKLPYTIDAVNYSYDITKTQPQLFVTPTFQNLIDVLEQFADTMAFRRGGVYGLQKAVDSKNTCTAVYSSGLQVSGTFTDFADDNGQPSFIKTTGPTALAVNDKQLTGHGKSYHQDGFSSPVGKLKGHDKPLEDFTGEDLASAEINVGKQAKLLFENDILVTGEVSNILQNNGKIVLITLHKCTVTNKNNEVLFDPSWGVYDMAIGEKITSVFCGAADKDAFLEIAYKSNTGTHHPQYDYKTLELHKLYQQVRNRRHTGGDMGFLGNVWMMLQRYHYDDWLCALEILELLDHEGAEPALAHKIRKFLEHKAANQPEYKKLITDGLYLIKHPVEEKLVV; this is encoded by the coding sequence ATGAGCGATTTTAATGATTTTAATAACCCGCAGGTAGCTGCACTTCCACGTCATTTAAAGCAGTTTATTGTAAACCAGCATTACGAGCATTACACCCCGGTAGACCATGCCGTATGGCGCTACGTAATGCGGCAAAACTACAGCTACCTAAAAGATGTAGCTTATTACCCCTATATACCCGGTTTGCAAAAAGCGGGCCTCACTATTGAAAAAATCCCCGATCTGCAGGATATGAATAACGCGCTGGCCAAAATTGGCTGGGGTGCCGTAACGGTTGATGGCTTTATACCACCTGCCGCCTTTATGGAGTACCAGGCTTACCGGGTGCTGGTGATAGCAGCGGATATAAGGCAGCTAAACCATATAGAATATACCCCCGCGCCGGATATTATACACGAGTCGGCAGGGCATGCGCCTATTATTGCCGATAAAGATTATCACGAATACCTAAGCTATTTTGGTTCGATAGGGGCTAAGGCGATGTTTAGCGCGCAGGACTTTGAATTGTACGAGGCGATACGCGCCCTAAGTATATTAAAGGAGATGCCCGATGCCGATGAGGCCGAAATTAAACAGGCCGAGGAGCTGCTGGCTTACAAGCAGGATAACATGGGCGAACCATCGGAAATGGCCCTGCTAAGCCGACTGCACTGGTGGACGGTAGAGTACGGCCTGATAGGGACGCTGGAACAGCCCAAGATATATGGAGCCGGCCTTTTATCCTCCATAGGCGAAAGTGCCAGCTGTATGATGGAAGAGGTGAAAAAGCTGCCCTACACCATTGATGCCGTTAACTATAGTTACGATATCACTAAAACGCAGCCCCAGCTGTTTGTTACCCCAACCTTCCAAAACCTGATAGATGTTTTAGAGCAATTTGCCGATACCATGGCCTTTAGGCGTGGCGGCGTATATGGGCTGCAAAAGGCAGTAGATAGTAAAAACACTTGTACAGCGGTTTACAGTTCGGGTTTGCAGGTGTCGGGTACGTTTACCGATTTTGCTGACGATAACGGGCAACCCAGCTTCATTAAAACCACCGGGCCAACGGCGTTGGCAGTAAACGATAAGCAATTGACGGGACATGGTAAAAGTTATCATCAAGATGGCTTCAGTTCGCCGGTTGGTAAGCTAAAGGGTCACGATAAACCGCTGGAAGATTTTACCGGGGAAGACCTTGCATCCGCAGAAATAAATGTTGGCAAACAGGCAAAATTATTGTTTGAAAATGATATATTAGTAACAGGCGAGGTAAGCAATATTTTGCAAAATAATGGAAAGATAGTACTGATAACCCTGCATAAATGCACGGTGACCAACAAAAATAACGAAGTGTTATTTGACCCGTCGTGGGGTGTTTACGACATGGCGATAGGCGAGAAGATAACTTCTGTATTTTGCGGCGCGGCAGATAAAGACGCGTTTTTAGAGATAGCCTATAAATCAAACACAGGCACCCACCACCCGCAATACGATTATAAAACACTGGAACTGCATAAGTTATACCAGCAGGTGCGTAACCGCCGCCATACGGGCGGCGACATGGGTTTTTTAGGTAATGTATGGATGATGCTGCAACGCTACCATTACGACGATTGGCTGTGCGCCCTTGAAATACTGGAACTGCTTGACCATGAGGGTGCAGAACCTGCTCTGGCACATAAGATAAGGAAATTCCTGGAGCACAAAGCCGCCAACCAACCCGAGTACAAAAAGCTGATAACCGATGGCTTGTACCTGATAAAGCATCCGGTAGAAGAGAAGTTGGTAGTTTAG
- a CDS encoding SDR family oxidoreductase, which yields MNIIITGASSGVGFEAVLELILSGKHKVIALARSQNKLEKLLDIAKGLNPDCELYAIAFDIVHDDYAGLQQFISANFDGRVDVLVNNAGVLINKPFTQLLESDFVEMLQSNYIGHVRIIQSLLQYMGEGGHILNIGSMGAYQGSAKFSGLSAYSASKAALHTLTECLAQELVEQGIKVNCLALGSAQTEMLEQAFPGYESPVMAFEMGKYIADFAVTGQRFFNGKVLPVALSTP from the coding sequence ATGAACATTATAATAACTGGCGCCAGTAGCGGCGTAGGCTTCGAGGCTGTATTGGAGTTGATATTATCGGGCAAGCACAAGGTAATAGCTTTGGCGAGGTCGCAAAATAAGCTGGAAAAGCTGTTGGATATTGCTAAGGGCTTAAACCCTGATTGTGAACTATATGCCATAGCATTTGATATTGTACATGATGATTATGCCGGGCTGCAGCAATTTATAAGCGCCAATTTTGACGGCCGGGTAGATGTGCTGGTAAACAACGCCGGTGTGTTGATTAATAAACCCTTTACGCAACTATTAGAAAGCGACTTTGTAGAGATGCTGCAAAGCAATTACATTGGCCACGTGCGCATTATACAAAGCTTACTGCAATATATGGGCGAGGGGGGCCATATACTTAATATAGGCAGCATGGGCGCTTATCAGGGCAGTGCAAAGTTCTCAGGGCTTTCGGCCTATTCGGCCAGTAAGGCTGCGTTGCATACCTTAACTGAATGCCTGGCGCAAGAGCTTGTTGAACAAGGCATTAAAGTAAACTGCCTGGCACTCGGTTCGGCGCAAACCGAGATGCTGGAACAAGCTTTCCCCGGGTACGAATCGCCGGTGATGGCCTTTGAAATGGGCAAGTATATTGCCGACTTCGCCGTTACAGGGCAACGTTTCTTCAACGGAAAAGTGTTACCCGTAGCGCTATCAACGCCATAA
- a CDS encoding single-stranded DNA-binding protein produces MNTIKNSVLLIGNLGNDPDVRTFDNNRKLARISIATNETHKNDKGEKVTETQWHSAVLWGAQATLAETYLKKGDSIIIEGKLASRNYNDKDGVKRYVTEVVVNEFIKMATKV; encoded by the coding sequence ATGAACACTATTAAAAACAGCGTACTATTAATTGGCAACCTGGGCAACGATCCTGATGTAAGAACTTTTGATAATAACCGCAAACTGGCGCGGATATCTATCGCTACCAATGAAACCCATAAAAATGATAAAGGTGAAAAAGTGACTGAAACGCAATGGCATAGCGCAGTACTATGGGGTGCGCAGGCCACCCTTGCCGAAACCTATTTAAAAAAGGGCGATTCGATAATTATTGAAGGTAAGCTGGCATCGCGTAATTATAATGATAAGGATGGCGTAAAGCGCTATGTGACCGAGGTTGTAGTGAATGAGTTTATAAAGATGGCCACGAAGGTATAA
- a CDS encoding sodium:proton antiporter translates to MTTYTTLIILSGLVIFSYLFDLIAGKTKIPSVILLLFLGIGIRLAVDYFGLLKFNFTNILPALGTLGLILIVFEGALELKYSKSKNAVIKKSFISALCILLFTSCLITAAFWYISGDTVYKCFINAIPFCVVSSAIAIPSASGMSKEKKEFIIYESSFSDILTVILFNFMLSNKQINISAFAKLGIELTVILFVAICSCLLLLYLIGRLTHHIKSFLIISILILVYCIGQSYHLSSLIIVLALGLFLNNAGQIRIEWFRKLFIYPTLGYDIKQLFQLSAESAFIMRTFFFIIFGYTMDVYQLQNWAVIINGGLVLLVIYLVRFLYIKLALKTSLMPELVIIPRGLISVLLYYNLPSDVKIPAVGTGLLFVVILGTSIIMSLGLLATRRHTRSSQEFEDV, encoded by the coding sequence TTGACTACATACACCACACTGATCATCCTTAGCGGGTTGGTTATTTTTAGCTACCTGTTTGACCTGATAGCAGGCAAAACCAAAATACCCTCGGTAATATTACTGTTGTTTTTAGGCATAGGTATACGACTTGCGGTAGATTACTTTGGTCTGCTTAAATTTAATTTCACAAATATATTACCCGCATTGGGCACCTTGGGCCTTATACTCATTGTTTTTGAAGGAGCGCTTGAGTTAAAATACAGCAAAAGTAAAAACGCCGTTATTAAAAAGTCGTTTATTTCGGCATTGTGCATATTGTTATTTACAAGTTGCCTGATCACAGCGGCCTTTTGGTATATCAGCGGCGATACTGTTTACAAATGCTTTATTAATGCCATACCCTTTTGCGTTGTAAGTTCGGCAATTGCCATCCCCTCCGCATCGGGCATGAGTAAAGAGAAAAAGGAGTTTATTATTTATGAATCGTCTTTCTCTGATATACTCACCGTTATCCTGTTTAACTTTATGCTTAGTAATAAGCAGATCAATATATCAGCCTTTGCCAAGTTGGGTATAGAATTGACGGTTATACTGTTTGTAGCCATTTGCTCGTGCCTGTTGTTGCTTTACCTAATAGGCAGGCTTACACACCATATCAAATCCTTCCTTATCATATCTATACTTATATTGGTGTATTGTATAGGCCAGTCATACCATTTATCATCGCTGATAATAGTATTGGCGCTGGGCTTATTTTTAAATAATGCAGGACAAATAAGGATAGAGTGGTTCCGTAAATTATTTATTTACCCTACCCTGGGTTACGACATTAAACAACTGTTTCAGCTATCTGCCGAAAGCGCCTTTATTATGCGCACTTTCTTTTTCATCATATTTGGCTATACTATGGATGTGTACCAATTGCAAAACTGGGCGGTAATTATAAACGGCGGTTTGGTGTTATTGGTAATTTACCTGGTTAGGTTCCTGTATATTAAACTGGCGCTTAAAACCAGCCTTATGCCCGAGTTGGTGATCATCCCGCGAGGGCTTATAAGTGTGCTGCTGTACTACAACCTGCCTTCCGATGTAAAAATACCTGCGGTTGGTACCGGTTTGTTGTTTGTGGTGATATTAGGCACCAGTATTATCATGAGCCTAGGCCTTTTAGCCACCAGAAGGCACACACGCAGCAGCCAGGAATTTGAAGATGTTTAA
- a CDS encoding NADH:flavin oxidoreductase/NADH oxidase, producing MAHLFSPLKIKSIELKNRIVVSPMCEYSSIDGFANNWHLVHLGAFATGGASLIITEAAAVSPEGRITFADLGIWKNEHIAKLKEITNFIEEQGAIAGIQLAHAGRKASHTQPWAGGKQLLPTQENGWETFAPSAVPFTDSEVPPIALDRAGIQKVVADFRAAAERALAAGFKVIELHGAHGYLLHEFLSPLSNHRTDEYGGSFEHRIRFVLEIIAAVKQVWPEEYPLFVRISATDWAEGGWTIDDSVALAKILKEKGVDLVDCSTGGNVAGVRIPLKPGYQVQFAEAVKHQAGVLTGAVGLITEPQQADEIIQTGQADVVLLAREMLRDPHFALRAAHILGHEAKWPVQYERAKW from the coding sequence ATGGCACATCTATTCTCCCCCCTAAAAATAAAAAGCATTGAATTAAAGAACCGTATTGTAGTATCGCCTATGTGCGAATACTCTAGTATCGATGGTTTTGCTAATAACTGGCACCTGGTACATTTAGGTGCCTTTGCAACAGGCGGGGCTTCGCTTATTATTACGGAGGCCGCAGCAGTATCGCCCGAAGGCCGTATTACCTTCGCCGATTTAGGTATATGGAAGAATGAGCATATTGCCAAATTAAAAGAGATAACCAATTTTATTGAAGAACAAGGCGCTATAGCCGGTATACAATTGGCACACGCCGGCCGCAAAGCCAGCCATACGCAACCATGGGCAGGGGGCAAACAACTGTTACCAACACAAGAGAATGGCTGGGAAACTTTTGCGCCAAGCGCTGTACCCTTTACCGACAGTGAAGTACCCCCAATAGCATTAGATAGGGCAGGAATACAAAAAGTGGTAGCCGATTTTAGGGCCGCCGCCGAACGTGCATTAGCTGCCGGTTTTAAGGTGATTGAACTGCATGGCGCGCATGGTTATTTACTGCACGAGTTTTTATCGCCGCTGAGCAACCACCGTACCGACGAATATGGCGGGTCGTTTGAGCACCGCATACGTTTTGTGCTGGAAATTATTGCAGCCGTAAAACAAGTTTGGCCCGAAGAATACCCGCTGTTTGTGCGTATATCTGCAACCGACTGGGCAGAAGGTGGCTGGACGATAGACGACTCAGTAGCGTTAGCAAAGATATTGAAGGAAAAAGGGGTAGACCTTGTAGATTGCTCTACAGGTGGTAACGTTGCAGGTGTGCGCATACCGCTTAAACCCGGCTACCAGGTTCAATTTGCCGAAGCGGTTAAGCACCAGGCGGGGGTACTTACGGGCGCTGTCGGCCTGATAACCGAACCGCAGCAGGCCGACGAAATTATACAAACCGGCCAGGCCGATGTAGTATTGCTTGCCCGCGAAATGCTGCGCGACCCACACTTTGCGCTGCGCGCCGCTCATATTTTGGGCCACGAGGCAAAATGGCCGGTGCAATACGAGCGTGCTAAATGGTAA
- a CDS encoding OsmC family protein translates to MKRTANAHWNGTLQEGKGEITTQSTILNKTQYSFKTRFADGIGTNPEELIAAAHAGCFTMAVGAALTQQGITPGDLTTDAILDLDMQALEIKGIHLELKASIIDGVDEEKFKAVAEGAKSGCIVSKALRVPITLNVTYA, encoded by the coding sequence ATGAAACGCACAGCAAACGCACATTGGAATGGTACCCTGCAAGAAGGGAAGGGCGAAATAACAACACAAAGCACTATTCTTAACAAAACACAATACTCATTTAAAACCCGTTTTGCCGATGGTATTGGCACAAATCCCGAAGAATTGATAGCTGCCGCGCATGCAGGCTGCTTTACAATGGCTGTTGGCGCTGCTTTAACACAGCAAGGTATTACGCCGGGCGATTTAACCACCGATGCCATTTTAGACTTGGATATGCAGGCCTTAGAAATTAAAGGCATCCACCTGGAACTGAAAGCATCTATTATTGATGGTGTTGATGAAGAGAAATTTAAAGCAGTTGCTGAAGGCGCAAAGAGCGGTTGTATTGTATCAAAAGCACTACGTGTGCCTATTACATTAAATGTAACTTACGCCTAA
- a CDS encoding DUF4230 domain-containing protein produces the protein MLNTSRSRISLTLMFALVITGFLIFLFFYIKHQFNSTRTEVTQDAMVSRIISMGKLELVKYAMKDVVEKKEIHTLLPDSRVLFVAVGEVTACIDLTKVKKTDINQGKDTVSIILPQPEVCYVKLDHQQSRVYDVSGVWFSDKAKTMVEDVYKIAEQKMLTSANQMNLMGKARENAGLIFKPFLENVSGKKVVISFK, from the coding sequence ATGCTTAATACTTCCCGTTCCCGTATATCTCTTACGCTGATGTTTGCCCTGGTGATCACGGGGTTTCTCATCTTTTTGTTTTTTTATATAAAGCACCAGTTTAACAGTACCCGCACCGAAGTTACCCAGGATGCCATGGTATCGCGCATTATATCGATGGGTAAGCTGGAACTGGTTAAATATGCCATGAAGGATGTGGTGGAGAAGAAGGAGATACATACCTTGCTGCCAGATTCGCGCGTGCTGTTTGTTGCCGTAGGCGAGGTCACCGCCTGTATAGATTTGACCAAAGTAAAAAAGACAGACATCAACCAAGGTAAAGATACCGTAAGTATTATACTGCCCCAGCCCGAAGTTTGTTATGTAAAGTTAGATCATCAGCAGTCGCGGGTTTACGATGTTTCGGGAGTGTGGTTTTCTGATAAGGCTAAAACCATGGTAGAGGATGTGTATAAAATTGCCGAGCAAAAAATGCTGACCAGCGCCAACCAAATGAACCTGATGGGCAAAGCCCGGGAAAACGCGGGGCTGATATTTAAACCCTTCCTGGAGAACGTATCAGGCAAAAAAGTAGTGATAAGTTTTAAATAA
- a CDS encoding insulinase family protein codes for MTPKLTKLLSLTAAGLLCSLLAVAQPRLPANYFWKKLPNGLEIVVIENSKVPLATIEIAVKNGAYTEGPEYSGLSHLFEHMFFKANKDYPTQELFLKRVRELGSGDLWNGTTGNERVNYYFTLGKDSLAAGLKLLNASTRFPIYREEDMVKERPVVDGEFQRNESSPGFQLYYQINKDLWGDLITRKMPIGIHEIINTATPEKMMIIKDKYYLPNNSLLIICGDVKHDNAFKQAEAIFGDWKSSGEDPNVKYPIPPFPALDKSVAFVKESSIARTPFAMYAWQGPAYMTDSAATVAVDVFSKITDLNSSKLQQALIDKGLASSVSFTYSTSHYKGLMYMFVVPNPNKLKECNDEVQNQLSQWGNADYYTDEQLADAKAILLRDNSRSKEKPSSLPSQLSYQWCSTSLNYYTDLTSNYQKVTRADIAKFINTYIKGKPMVSGLILTPELNKTVNANAFFVAK; via the coding sequence ATGACCCCGAAACTGACTAAACTATTATCATTAACTGCAGCAGGTTTATTATGCAGCTTGCTTGCAGTGGCCCAGCCGCGGCTGCCCGCAAATTACTTTTGGAAAAAGCTACCCAACGGATTGGAAATTGTTGTTATTGAGAATAGTAAAGTACCATTAGCTACTATTGAAATTGCCGTAAAGAACGGTGCTTACACCGAAGGCCCCGAGTATAGCGGTCTCTCGCACTTGTTTGAGCACATGTTTTTTAAAGCGAATAAGGATTATCCAACCCAGGAACTGTTTTTAAAACGTGTTCGTGAACTTGGGTCCGGTGACCTTTGGAACGGTACAACTGGAAACGAGCGTGTTAACTATTATTTTACGCTTGGAAAAGATAGCCTTGCAGCTGGTTTGAAATTATTAAATGCATCAACCCGCTTTCCAATATACCGTGAAGAGGATATGGTAAAAGAACGCCCTGTTGTTGACGGCGAGTTTCAGCGTAACGAGAGCAGCCCGGGTTTTCAATTATATTACCAGATAAATAAAGACCTTTGGGGCGACCTGATCACCCGCAAAATGCCTATAGGTATACATGAGATCATCAATACGGCCACTCCCGAAAAGATGATGATCATCAAGGATAAATATTACCTGCCAAACAATAGTTTGCTCATAATTTGCGGAGATGTTAAGCACGATAATGCCTTTAAACAAGCTGAAGCCATTTTTGGCGACTGGAAAAGCAGCGGCGAAGACCCAAATGTAAAATACCCTATCCCACCGTTTCCGGCGTTAGATAAGAGTGTGGCTTTTGTAAAAGAAAGCTCAATTGCCCGCACACCCTTTGCCATGTATGCATGGCAGGGCCCCGCTTACATGACAGATTCGGCAGCTACAGTAGCTGTTGATGTATTTAGTAAGATCACCGATCTGAATTCATCAAAACTGCAACAGGCTTTAATTGATAAGGGGCTGGCATCATCAGTAAGCTTTACTTACTCTACATCGCACTACAAGGGTTTAATGTACATGTTTGTGGTACCTAACCCTAACAAACTAAAAGAGTGTAACGATGAGGTGCAAAACCAGCTTAGCCAGTGGGGTAACGCCGACTATTATACCGACGAGCAACTTGCAGATGCAAAGGCAATATTATTACGTGATAACAGCCGCAGTAAAGAGAAGCCATCCAGCCTGCCATCGCAGCTAAGCTACCAATGGTGCAGCACATCGCTAAATTACTATACCGACCTAACCAGTAATTATCAAAAGGTTACCCGTGCGGATATAGCAAAATTTATAAATACCTACATAAAAGGTAAACCAATGGTAAGCGGTTTAATATTAACACCCGAACTGAATAAAACGGTAAACGCGAATGCGTTTTTTGTAGCTAAGTAA
- a CDS encoding insulinase family protein: MKKYIYLLLIAAATGSVKTASAQDKAYDMMVDGVKVIVQPSGNDIVEIQTIIKGGVQNYPADKMGIESMAMNALTECGTLKHDKNSFKNALEKVSAAVGAGTNKNFSVIRLNCIKGDFETAWPLYVEAITIPKFEPKEFERIKQDAINELKASESNPDEAIDKYADKVAFAGRDYVKDPDGTPEIIQKLTPAETQAFYRSILTKSRMFIVVVADLSRADIEAKVKGLLSGVKQGAPFQLKKSFFRVYKNTFSAEGRELATNYVEGITSGPAPGTPDYDAFNVAMRIFADKHFLDVRTNNGLSYAPQAWFSPGATSVAKFSVSTTQPDKYIAVFDKLVDKVKTQGFNNAEVADMKVTYLTGFYYKNETNTAQASSMASNEVLHSNWKRSLTLANDVKKLTTEQVSDAFRKYIGNIIWVYQGDPKKVNPLLFTNGTLGKGDNPVNH, from the coding sequence ATGAAAAAATATATATACCTATTGCTTATTGCCGCAGCTACCGGGAGTGTTAAAACCGCCAGCGCCCAGGATAAAGCATACGATATGATGGTTGATGGTGTTAAAGTGATTGTACAGCCAAGCGGTAACGATATTGTGGAGATACAAACAATTATAAAAGGTGGGGTGCAAAACTATCCGGCCGATAAAATGGGCATCGAAAGCATGGCGATGAACGCGCTTACCGAATGCGGTACTTTAAAGCACGATAAAAACAGCTTTAAAAACGCGCTCGAAAAGGTAAGTGCGGCGGTTGGTGCCGGCACCAACAAAAACTTTTCGGTAATACGCCTAAACTGTATAAAAGGCGATTTTGAAACCGCTTGGCCCTTATATGTTGAAGCGATAACCATCCCTAAGTTTGAACCTAAAGAGTTTGAACGTATTAAACAAGATGCCATAAACGAATTAAAAGCGTCGGAGTCAAACCCTGATGAGGCCATTGATAAATATGCCGATAAGGTGGCCTTTGCAGGGCGTGATTATGTAAAGGACCCTGACGGTACACCCGAGATCATACAAAAACTAACACCGGCCGAAACGCAGGCTTTTTACCGGTCGATATTAACCAAATCGCGCATGTTTATTGTGGTGGTGGCCGATCTTAGCCGCGCCGATATAGAAGCCAAGGTAAAAGGCTTGCTTAGCGGCGTAAAGCAAGGAGCGCCATTCCAGCTAAAAAAATCATTCTTCAGGGTGTATAAGAACACCTTCTCGGCCGAGGGGCGCGAATTGGCTACCAATTATGTAGAGGGTATTACCAGCGGCCCCGCACCTGGCACGCCTGATTATGACGCCTTTAACGTAGCTATGCGAATTTTTGCAGATAAGCATTTTTTAGATGTGCGTACCAACAACGGCTTATCATACGCCCCACAGGCATGGTTTAGCCCCGGTGCAACATCAGTGGCTAAGTTTTCGGTATCAACTACACAGCCAGATAAGTATATAGCCGTGTTTGATAAACTGGTTGATAAAGTTAAGACCCAGGGATTTAACAATGCCGAAGTTGCCGATATGAAGGTGACCTACCTTACCGGTTTTTACTATAAAAACGAAACCAACACTGCGCAGGCATCGTCAATGGCATCAAACGAAGTATTGCACAGCAACTGGAAACGTAGCTTAACGCTGGCAAACGATGTTAAAAAATTAACAACCGAGCAGGTGAGCGACGCCTTTCGTAAATATATTGGCAACATTATATGGGTATACCAGGGCGACCCTAAAAAGGTAAACCCGCTGTTGTTTACCAACGGCACCTTGGGCAAAGGCGATAACCCGGTTAATCATTAA